In Chitinophagaceae bacterium C216, the genomic stretch GCGTTCAACAAAGACGGCACCATTAAGCCCATGCGCATGACAGAAGGTATTAAAAAGGCTTTAAAGCCGCTAAATCCTTTCCAGAAAACAGAAGCAGAAACCATCGCTTTCTCTGAAGGCATCAAGGCCACTCAAAACGATGTAGTAGGTGTTTTTGTCAACGCTATGAGAGATGGGGCATATATCAAAGTGCGCGAAGTGGATTTCAGAAAAGGAGCGTCAAAGTTTACTGCAAGAGTAGGTAGCACTCATAATGGAGGTGTTAAAATGGAGGTGCGACTGGGAAGTGTGGATGGAACATTGCTTGCGAGTCTCGATATTCCTTACACAGGAGGTGATGATCGTTGGCGAGTACTTTCGACCAATCTAGATAAAGTAAGTGGCATACACGATGTTTATTTTGTATTCCGTGGTGAAAATAAAAGAGGTCGTATTGCCTACTTTGATTGGTGGATGGTATCTGAATAAAAAATATTTAGTGTTTACTGATAAAATAACAAAGCACCCATGTTTAAAAAAATAGTATTCTCTGCATCTTTTTTATTGTTTCTAACTACTTGCATTGCACAATCATCTGCAGTGCTCAGTCCCGATAAACGGCTAAAGGTTGAAGTAGCTGTAGTAGAGGGAAAGCCTGTGTATAGTGTTTTTTATAATGATAAGCAGATGCTGCAGCCATCTCCTCTGGGTTTAATTACCAATGAAGGAGATTTTTCAACCAATATGAAATGGGTAAGCCAGAAGGAGGATGTTGTATCGAAAAAATATCATCAGGATAAAATCAAAAAATCTGAGATAGATTATCAGGCCAATGTACTCACATGTACTTTCGAAAATGCTAAAGGCCATCAAATTTCTGTAAGATTTCAAGTGAGCAATAATGATATTGCTTTCCGTTATGAACTGCCTACATGGGGTGAACGCAGGAGCTGTGTGGTAGAAAAAGAAGCTACAGGCTTTAAATTCCCTTCTTATGCAACAAGTTTTCTTTCATCCATGATGTCTCCTATGACGGGATTTGCAAGAACAGCACCTAGCTACGAAAGCGGTTATGAAGCGGATGCTCCATTAGGTAAAAAGACACGCAATAATCAGGGGTATGTTTTTCCTGCCTTATTTAAGATAGGAAACGATGGCTGGGTGCTGGTTTCCGAAACCGGAGTACGCAGCTTGTATTGTGCCTCTCATCTTAGCGATCCTACAGAGGATACCGTATATACCGTCGCTTTCCCTGATATGCGTCAGAACAACGGATTCGGATCCACAGGAGCTGCAGTAGGGCTACCCGGTGTTACACCTTGGCGTACCATTACGGTAGGAGCCAATCTGAAGCCTATTGTAGAAACCACTATTCCTTTTGATGTAGTAGATCCACTTTATGAACCATCACGTAAATACGAGTATGGCCGCTCTACCTGGAGCTGGATCGTATGGCAGGATAACAGTATGAATTATGTGGACCAGGTAAAATATATCGACCTTGCCGCAGCACTGGGCTATGAGTATATATTGATTGATGCTTTATGGGATACGAATTTGGGCAAGGAAAAAATGAAAGAGTTGATCAATTATGCTCGTTCTAAAAATGTAGGTGTATTTCTCTGGTATAATTCTAACGGTGCTTTTAATGACGCTCCACAAGGACCAAGAAACAGAATGAATACATCTATAGAAAGAAAGCAAGAAATGCAATGGCTTCGTGAGGTAGGTGTGAAAGGGTTGAAGGTTGACTTCTTCGGAGGCGATAAGCAGGAAACCATGCGGCTTTATGAAGATATTCTTTCCGATGCTAATGATTATGGGCTGATGATTATTTTCCACGGATGTACACTGCCTCGCGGATGGGAGAGAATGTTTCCCAACTATGTGGGCAGCGAAGCCGTAATCGCTTCTGAAATGCTCATCTTCTCACAAGGGGTGAGAGAAGCTGAAGCTTTCTTTGCTACGCTGCATCCGTTTATCAGAAATACGGTGGGTAGCATGGAGTATGGCGGGGTGTTGCTGAACAAATATTTAGTAAGAGAAAATAAAAATCGCAACAAACGTCTTACCACCGATGGCTTTCAACTTGCAACTGCAGTGTTGTTTCAGAATCCTGTACAAAATTTTGGACTTACACCTAATAATCTTACCGATGTACCGTCCTTCGAAATCGATTTTATGAAGGAAGTGCCTACTACTTGGGATGAAACGTTATATCTAGATGGTTATCCCGGAAAATATGTGGTAATTGCTCGTCGTCATAAAAACAAATGGTATATAGCCGGTGTAAATGCCGAGGAGCAAACTAAAACCCTCACGCTGCAGTTGCCATTAACACCTAATGGTAAATACACTATTATAAACGACGACAGGGATGGCAACACATTCATAAAACCACTTACTGTAGGAAAAAACGGTCAGGTGAAAATAGAAATACAACCTAAGGGTGGCTTTGTGATCCGATAAATAACGCTTTAGGATTTTTTGTGATGCATAGCTATTGGTAGCAAATGTTTGATGCTACGTTTAAGTCGCCCCATAAGGGGCGGCTTTTTATGTTTATTATATCTTATAAGTGCCTTAAATGTTAAAAGTCAATTCATATTAAACGTTGAATGGCATAAAAACGTCTTTATAATAAAAGGAGGATAATATTTTCCCTGTTTTTTCGTTTTTAATACTGAATTGCAAATATTTACGATGAAATTTTACGTTTATGTGTTGGCGTTGTTGTGGTCGGTATCTGTGCAGGCGCAAACACCAAGAGTCGAAATCCTGTGGCAATGGTATCAGCAAGGCTATTATATTTTGAATCCGACAATTGCGCATTCCAATGCTGAAGTGGCTTTTGTACGCCGGTTAAGTGGAAAAGATAGTACTGTGCAAGCATCTTCATTTTTTAGAGGGGTGTTCAAGAATTATCTATCTGCCGGCACGTCCGATCGGTTCTACGACCCCGTGATCTGCATTCTGGATAAAAACAAAAAACTAACATTAATAGATTACGGATGGGATCCTGCATATTCAAAGGATGATAAAAAAATTGCCTATGCTTATCAGGTAAAAACTTTGAAGAAAGGCGACCCTTTATATGCCGAAGCATACCAGGGCAATGAAATTAAAGTCTTTGATAAATCCGCACAGCATGCAGAAGCAGTAGCCAAGCCGTTGAGCAATAATTACTTAATGGACCCTTTCTTCCTCGATTCAATGAAAGTGGTTTATAAAATAGGCACAAAAGTCAATGGTCCTTATGGAGCGGGCATTTCTTTCAACCAGGTAGATCTACAAACTAAAAAAACATCCATTATTCGTCTGCCCGGTATTAAATATCGGTTATATGAGTTAATGGGTGAAGCTTATCTTATCAACAATCAACTCGCTTATACTTTGTACAGCCCTACAGATACAGGGAGAGGCATGGCCAACGAGTATTTACATCTGCTATTGACAGAGAAGGATACTTTGCAAGACTTTGGTATTCGCAGGTTCACGCTTTTGGATAATAAAATTGGGTTTAACGATAAAAATGAAATTATATTTCTTGATGACGAGCTCCTACTGCCCGAAGACACCGTGTATGTACAGACTTATAAAGATAATCGACTAATACGCCGCACTCCATTACAGCATAATTATGTAAAAAGTTATTTAAGTCCCAATGGAACATATATGGTGTATATAACAGAAGGGAAAGAGGCTTTTTTGTTGAACCTCATAACGATGCGACGAGCAAAAATTAATATCCCGGAGAGAGAAATTTATACGATAGTATGGGCAAAAGATAGCCAGCGCCTTGCGATTGTACAAGAGCACGAAAGTTTAGTTGGAACTGATATCCTGCATTTGCTGCAAATACGTTAGATTTATTTTTTCCGGCCAAAACGTAAAGTAGGCTCTACTTCGGTCTTCCATTTTTTATATTGACCTTCGGAGAGCTCTTTTTTCAATTGTGCATCTCTTTGATTCACTAGGGTTTCGTTTTGTTTACGAATGCTTTGAAAATTCTGGCTGGTTAAACCCTGTCCTAATCCGGATGCCGGTCCCTGTATATTATTCTTGAGTTGCTGCTGTTTGGTGTAAAATTCTGTAAAAATACCCTCTACTGCATTACGCTTAGACTTTTCTAGCTTCAGGTGTTCGTCCAATTGAGTGAGGGTTTTATCTACCTTCTCTTTGATTTTCTTGCTATCATTATTTTTCTGAGCAAATGCAGTTGTTCCCCAAATAGTGAATATCAGAACCAATACCGGAATAAATGCTTTGCTTTTCATCTTAAGCCTTTATTGTAAGAAGAAAAAATCTCCCAAAGGTTGCATTGTTATTTTTCTGATTCCCGATGTGGTGCTTCACTGGGTCTTCCCATGCGGCCTCTGTTTATAATCCTTTTAATTAATGAGTCATAAGCAGGTACTTGGTCAGCAGTACAAATTTTTCGGGTGGCAACTACATGTTTGTAGACGTTGATTTCCACTTCTCTTTGTAGTGTGCCGATGGAATCGGCCAGCCTTTCAATTATCGAGTCGGGAGTATTGTCCTGCTTGGAAAGTTCAAAAATGGTGTTCTTAATTTGTATGATTTCCTGCATTTTATCCAAAGCTTGCTGCCAGTGTCCCTTCTTTAATTCATTAAACTGAGCCACTTGCTGATCATTAAAACCTACTTCTTTTTGCAGGACTGCGGTAAAGTCTCTGAACTTATTCTTTTCAGGGGCTTTGCCAGTTCTGAAGAATAAAAAGTACCCTAGTACTGCAAAATTGGTAATCAGGAGCAGTAAGATGATAAAAACAAGTACCTTATTTTTTGAACGATTATTATTCATTAATACGTATTAACGTCGTTTACTGCTAATATAAAATTATCATTTTGTAATACCTCGACGGCGGAAGTATTATGTACAAATGATGTTATCTCCTCCTGCTCGTTTACAATACTGTTGGCTTTGATAATAGAAAAAACATTAATCAGAACAATAATAACTAAACTAATAAATGCGATGGCCGGCCTACTTAAAATACGTGTTGTCCTGCTCCAGAAACTGTTTTCCTCCTGAAGCCGAGCCATAACCCTTGTATACATAAAGGGTTTGGCTTTTGCACGCGTAATGCCGTCAAAGCTGTTTAATATTTCTTCTATTTCTGATGTTTTCATACGCTATTTGACGTCGTTTTTAATATTTTCTGTCTGTTATCACTGGTTACTGTTTTCTAATATCTTTCTTAGATTGTTTTTGGCACGGTGAAGCAGCGATTCTACTGCCGAAACGGTTGTTTCCATTACTTCACTGATTTCCTGATAACTTAATCCTTCAATTTTACTTAGTATAAACGCAATTCGCTGATTTTCAGGCAATTTATCTACGGCTTTGAACAATGCTGTGGCCTTTTCTTTTTTGTCAAGCAATATGCCCGGATGATTGAAATCCGGAGGGTTTACCTCTACTTGTGCATCTTCTCCGAAAATACTTTTTATAAATCCAAACCGTTTTTTTCTCTTTTTCTTACGTTCGTGATCCAGCGATTTTGTGGTAGCAATCCTATATAACCAGGTGGAGAGCTTCGACTCTCCCTTGAAGGTATGTATGGATTGGTATACCTGTACAAATACCTCCTGAGCTAAATCTTCGGCATCTTCTTCATTTTTCACGATGCTAAGGCAGGTATTGTAGATCATATCTTGGTAAGTGTCTACAATAGTCTTAAAAGCCTCATTGCTTCCTCGCTTAAGCTCCTCAATTAGTATTTGTTCGCTCACCAAGTTTTGATTATTTGGCAGCGATATTACTACATTTTTTTAACCTTTTAATCAGTTAACCCTTAAAACATTGGTCCATGTCTCATCCCTCCGGGCATCATTCCGGGCGGAGGTCCTTGTCTCCAGTCCGGTCTGTCTCCCATAGTATTGTTGGAAGAAGATCTTCCTTTTCCAAAATTTCTTAAACTATACGTAAAGGTAAGCATAAAATACTGTTGCAGTACTCTGCTTTGGGCATCCTCGATATAGTTAGCATTGATGGTTCTTGATATGCTCTGATTTTGTTTGAGAAGATCGAATACTGAAAGTTTCAACTCTGCGGCGTTATTTTTCAGGAATTTCTTACCCACTGCTGCATTCCACAGCCAAAACGACTGATTCAAGCCTTGAGAAAGACCGGTATAACTTTGATAGTTTACATCATTTTGAATAAACCAGCCGTTTTTGCTCAGTAGGTTTACGAATACACCACCCTGCTGATTCACATAACGGTTGTTGGTATTATTGGCAGTACTTTTAGTGTTATTGAAATTGGCATTGTACGAAAGATTAAAGTCTATGTACTCACTGATATTACTGCTCCACACAGCCCCTCCATTTATAGCGGTAGTGGTGGTTTTAGTTTCCAAA encodes the following:
- a CDS encoding Retaining alpha-galactosidase, translating into MFKKIVFSASFLLFLTTCIAQSSAVLSPDKRLKVEVAVVEGKPVYSVFYNDKQMLQPSPLGLITNEGDFSTNMKWVSQKEDVVSKKYHQDKIKKSEIDYQANVLTCTFENAKGHQISVRFQVSNNDIAFRYELPTWGERRSCVVEKEATGFKFPSYATSFLSSMMSPMTGFARTAPSYESGYEADAPLGKKTRNNQGYVFPALFKIGNDGWVLVSETGVRSLYCASHLSDPTEDTVYTVAFPDMRQNNGFGSTGAAVGLPGVTPWRTITVGANLKPIVETTIPFDVVDPLYEPSRKYEYGRSTWSWIVWQDNSMNYVDQVKYIDLAAALGYEYILIDALWDTNLGKEKMKELINYARSKNVGVFLWYNSNGAFNDAPQGPRNRMNTSIERKQEMQWLREVGVKGLKVDFFGGDKQETMRLYEDILSDANDYGLMIIFHGCTLPRGWERMFPNYVGSEAVIASEMLIFSQGVREAEAFFATLHPFIRNTVGSMEYGGVLLNKYLVRENKNRNKRLTTDGFQLATAVLFQNPVQNFGLTPNNLTDVPSFEIDFMKEVPTTWDETLYLDGYPGKYVVIARRHKNKWYIAGVNAEEQTKTLTLQLPLTPNGKYTIINDDRDGNTFIKPLTVGKNGQVKIEIQPKGGFVIR
- the sigW_1 gene encoding ECF RNA polymerase sigma factor SigW, which gives rise to MVSEQILIEELKRGSNEAFKTIVDTYQDMIYNTCLSIVKNEEDAEDLAQEVFVQVYQSIHTFKGESKLSTWLYRIATTKSLDHERKKKRKKRFGFIKSIFGEDAQVEVNPPDFNHPGILLDKKEKATALFKAVDKLPENQRIAFILSKIEGLSYQEISEVMETTVSAVESLLHRAKNNLRKILENSNQ